In the genome of Vanessa cardui chromosome 11, ilVanCard2.1, whole genome shotgun sequence, the window tataattggtGTTTTATTGACTCtgagtttgtattttaaaacacgaattgaaaatattttatatttcgcaGTAAAAGCACTAAATTATCTTGCATATGTACCTATGTTAAAGTATAACTTTGGCAGCGTTACACATCAAAAGTAATTACACTTTCTATCTGGACGGGGACATTGGGATCGGATGGACAAACCTTAACGGGTCTTACTCCAGGAAAATCATGTGCAAAGATACTGCAGGTGACATACGGGTTCAGGGTTCTCCCGAGACCACATTGTGGCAACGCTGATCACTCAATACAAGTACCGTCTCAGCTCCATACACTacttagtatttaaattaattaagaaatattatcacgTACGTAACTAGTCGATAGCTGTTTGCTACCTTTATAACACTACACggaaagttaattataatatccgaGGACAAATCTGAGCAGACGTCAGACGCCGCAGTCACTTAAACTGTACTCGTTGCGTAGCGCAGGAACTTACGTCTTGCACTACGTACTTATAGAAATGGCGTTTGCGTGGTGCATGGTGGCGTTTTTAGATAGTTTGTTTCCGGGTACAAAAACTGGTTAGCGTTTAAGCagacacaattaaaaatacaaggtccgatataatttatttatagtagttAATTAAGttcgtaattataattgtataaagttTTTAGAAATGTCTAATTTAGGGGATGTgcgcaatttatatttaatgaatgctTTCATGGCTTAGAGGAAACTTAATCTAACACGTgtttttcttgtaatttttattttttgtgtttcaaGTGATCAGTTCTTAAATCACTTGTGTCTGCGTTTGACGATACATATGTTAATCCTAGTTTCGCCATTATACCATTATTATGTAAGGCTTCCATGGTACTGAGGGTATACGACGGTGGggtatttacattttttgtcttatttataGTTGGTCCTTAAAAGTAGAGACCGGATTTTCATTAGAAATGTAAAGCCCAAAATGTTTCAGTGGCCGAGCGTTTAGTTGTTCGTATCGTAAAACgctgattatattattaatactataatactCAATAAGGAGAAGAACCACAGTATTTCAAACTAAAAAGCGGCAATATAATAGTCACGCATATTGGAGTTCCGATAGGAGGCCTCGGAGGCCATTGGAAAAGAAAGctccaataataaaatgtacaaacGCAGCGCACAGCCACGCTCAGCGAGTAGACCAAGGGGGTTGGAGACCCAGGAATTTGACGCACACGGGGAGTGGATTGCCTGACTGATGATTGGAAGGTTTTAAGAGTTGTTGAACGATGAGGACTAGTAAGTGTACATAAGAAATGAGAAAGATATAtattcaatgttgtttacagCTATAAAGATGTAGACATAGACACTTTGAATGTTacctgtattaaattttatttttaagtgtttagtgataagtcgatgctgtaacttttactataatttaatttataattattaatagcaattttaaattgaaagaaattttattaaaattattataatgaatcaATGTTGATTTCCTTATTTCTTCTTTTGGTTCTTAATGTTAATATCAGTGTATATATAAGAAACTATTAGAAATATGAATACTACATGTCCATTTTAGTTACAGAAATATCTAATGTAAGACCACGCAAAATacctaaaaacaaaaatgtacacCAAACGTAGGTATACATGCATATGTATTGAAATCGACTAATTACACTAAAACAAGAAATATAATCACCAGTCCAGTACCGGTTCAACTGGGTCACTATTCGGTTGTTTAATTTAGAATGAAATAACAAACATCAGCGATAGCGGCGTCGCGTTTATCGCGCGAGGGCACCGATAAGCTTCGGTGAGAATTTTCTTAAACAAAGCTTTTCTCTACCGACCAGCACGACATAGGACGTTCTCAATTTCGTAATAACATATAATAGCCATAGGTGatacataaatgaaatattagaaACATAGAAATAAGTTTGGAAATTTTCACATTAAACTCTACATTGCGTgtgttagatttatttaaataaaacctcatacggatattttaaaaataacttttacatattttaaagttattagacaatataagattatatgtaaaataattaatatttatttaaccattaTAGCATCGGCAGaaatcgtaataatttattatttcatatgtacATCAAAACTAATTATCTTAATAGATACTATTCTTATATCTTGATAATTGCCATAAACATTAAagagttcattttatttatattgttcatataCCTATTACCAATAATTTAACAAGCAAAACCAATTATACATTATCACAAAGCTATGTCGTACCTACCTCAACTGTTAACACCTCGCTGGTCTAGGGAAAAGAGTCCTCAATCACTTATACCGCTAAGCCAATGAGCAGAAAAGTCAAAGTACCCTCTTATTGAATAtcaaaaatttacaataaatagtgcaaacctttttataattatcttattattgaataattttttacttaatcTGTCACGTGCATCACGCAGGCTATCCCGCAAGCGAAGAAATTCATACTATTAGGCCGAGAAATATTTCAGTGTGCTAATAGAAATTATCTGCTTATAAATGCTACGTCCATTAGTAAACACGGTCTCGGGAGTATTTTCGTATTTGTCAGTCATGTGTTTTCACTTGAAATCGTAATCTATAGAATAGACAGTTTGGACTCCGAGTGCAGAAACGCATCCTAGAGTAGCGTGTAGGCGCGGGCGCCGGCAGAGCGCGCCGAGGGCGGGCAGCGAGCGCGTCGCGCGGACTCCGGCGACCGGCGGACCGCGGTCGCAACGCCGCAGTCTCCCTGCGGCTCCCGCGCTCGCCGCATCGCTCTTTGTTGTTTGTTCCGGTCTTCACCAGTCATGCCTACTGACGGTCAGTATCAACGACCGCGAAATTGCACATTCAAAATGGACCccaaaaaaaatacgaaaaatataGCATAAAATAGAACCTTTAAAAAAGTTAGATTATAATTTCCAGTGGCGAGCTTAAAAAAGCTTTCGCACGCAATAAAATACGTTAAAAGTAATTTACGCGCTATGTGTCGGCTTCTCATACAATCTCTCCGAGCTCCCGGCGAGATATTTTTCGGTCgcctatttttaatatagttccAAATCtatcgaaaaaaaattattatcctGTGACGTATATTCCTTGCGAGTATTCGTGTGTGTGTAGTGTGTCAAAGCTCGCTGTCGCTTTAGCAAATTAATAAAGGATGCAAACAGTGTTAGTACTAATTGCTATTTACGCGATAATGGATTGATTGTTTCATGGGATTgacattagaaaaatatatcgcTCGAATCACCGATGCCCTCGGCCTCAGtgtaataagtatattaataatataattattatatttactacacATTAACTATTACTTTCAATAAAGCCTAGTATCCTCTACCACAAAGATCTTGACCATGAGCGATTTCGATAAAAACAATcacaataattatgtaaatagctACCCAACTAACGCCCACAAATTgtgactattataattatatttacatcgaATAACAGGAAATGTGGCGTCGCTAAGTTCACTTTAGCCTTAATTACATATTCTAAGAGCGGTACGTGTGTCGGAGGCGCGGGCCGCAGCGCGCCGGCCGCGCGGCCGCCACGCGACACGAAGCGCTTGGGACAAACAATGATCTCGACCTCTTGAGAactctttaaaaatttattacttacCTATTTTTTTATCCTAACAATTGCTTATTCGCCATCGCTTTTTATTTCACAATGCTatacatgatttttaaatttcaatacactTATTTTAAATGCTAAATTAATGTTAGTAAATAACGATACAAGTTTATTTGTTGTCAATCTATAAAGATTAGTGTTTAGGTACATGTTTTCAAATTTAAGGGATAAAATACGTTGTAATggataaaacataattttactgATGAAGATTTGTTTTGGTCTGGGTCTGGTCTGTTCCTACAATGCCTGCATCAGGCTACACTACACTACCGAAAcagtgattaattaattaattacctgtCTTCCTTGCTAATCTAGCAACTAGTTTATAAGAATGAAAATCACGAAACCCTGGATTCAATTCACAGGTTTAGGTTAAAGAAATCAACTTGTAATATAAGGGCACTATCAATCTATCCGTACTAGCCAATGACCATCAGGTAACGACTGCGGTAAGTGAGTGTCATTCGGTTCAGATGTCACGACGGGTGGGCACACCGTCGCTGCGTAACGTAGAGCGGATCTGCCGTGAGATGCTTTGTGTCTTAACTAAATATCTAATACGCTATAAGTAAGTTATTATCCAGATCCTTATCAATTGTATTCTAGATTCTGAGCGCGGTTTGGCGGCATGGCTGCGACGCTGGTGGCGGCCGCTGATAGCAGAGGTGGTGGCGACAGCGCTGCTCGTACTGCTCGGTGTCGCGGCTTTACTTCCTGTGGACGGCAAGCATCCTCCACTCACCCACCCGGCGTTCGCCTTTGGGCTCGTCGTGCTGGCAAACGTGGAGGCATTCGGACCCACTTCTGGCGCGCACATGAATCCCTCCGTGACGCTGGCTGCTCTGCTCGACGGACGAATCGGGCCGGTCGCGGCCGCCGCATATGTCGTCGCCCAAATCTTCGGTTCCACGCTCGGTTTCGGCGCTCTGATGGCGCTGGCTCCGGATGCGTTTAATTCTGGAGACCACGTGGGCGGTAACGCTCCGGGTAGTGTAGGAGTCGTCGCCGCCGCTGGTGTCGAGGCGCTGCTGACGGGGGTGCTCGCCCTGTTGTGCTGCGCCATTTGGCGCGCTCACGATGAGGGCAAGCAAGACCCCACCGTCTCTatcaaattcggcctcacaatAGCTGGACTCGTCTATGCGGGAGTGAGTTCatacaacaaaattatataattttaatgtatttatttcattgttgcGCCTGCAAAAGTCGCTGTGTGTTTTTCAATTGCTGTGCCAtttgaatcgttatttcaatatatgaaaGTTTCGATGTATGGATATCGCATAGCTAaatttagaaacttttaaacCATAGAAGTAATGACAGAACTGTTCTTACAATTCGTGCGTATGCGTATTCGTGCGttttaataacgattaaaacggtgtataaatcgaaaaatataaaaaaaaaacacatagcgacttttgcaggagcaacgaaatttgtaaaatattataatggttATTTACCAcatctcttttttttaatcaagtagGCTCAGTGAAGTACTATTGTCAAGTGTGTTGTCGGTAATGTATTAAAAGTTAAGTGACCTTTCAGTAGATTACCTTAAAAGTAGGATctaccgtaaaaaaaaaacatttcaataacaaagtttatgtcaataaattacaattaaaatccTGCCTGgcaattaacaaatatttcaccTACGCTatcttttcattaatattatcttgTATTGAGTGATATGCCATGTTTATCGTTGTTTTTTTGACATGAGCTATAAATTAACTAACAGGATGAATTCAAATAGCTGTGGATTTTTAAAGAAACGAAGCCAGTGCACCGGTGACGATATATGGACTTCACGAagccatacatacatatatgaatatgtatatgttaagtTTACCTTTCCTTCTCGTGTCTTTAAATGTTTATTCAGGTGCATctatgctattttaatattgattattttcatttgtatagGGAGTAATGTCGAGCGCCAGTCTCAACCCGGCACGTAGCTTTGGCCCGGCGCTGTTGCTGGGCTTCCGTTCCGATCACTGGGTGAGTATCTTATCCGTGTTCGTACAGGTATTCAAACAAATGGCTACTTGTatagaacaaattaaattataaaatagtactTTTCGTTAGTCGCAACAAGAGGTAGCTAGGAAATAAAAGAATACACAATCCAAGTCAATGATGAATTCAGTAAGGGTGAATACTGAAACACGAAGTAATTAATCGTTCCACGCTTTGCAGGTGTACTGGGTGGGCCCGCTGGGCGGCTCGGCGCTGGGAACGCTCCTGCACCGCTACGTGCTGCGGCCGAggagcgccgcgccgccgcgcgccgAGGACCTGCCGCTGCACGACAAGGCCGAGCGCtagccgcgccgccgccgccgccgccgccagtGACTATGATATCGGCCGGACTCTTTAACCGCATCATCACGTTACCGAAGTGACCCAACTATTTGTTACACTCTTTGGATTAAGTAGCGTAATGAAATAATGATTACtctgttttatatgttttactataaaataaattatggtaCCTGCTGCGTAACACAATTGatcattttcttaaattatttcgaTAACATTGCTGAAGATTTAAGTACGCGGTTCCCATTATTCCGAAAagagagttttttttatggtataatttggcggacgagcatatgggccacctgatggtaagtggtccccatcgcccatagacaatgacgctgtacggaatattaactattccttacatcgtcaatgtgccactaactttgggaactaagatgttatgtcccttgtgcctgtagttacactggctcactcacccttcagaccggaacacaacaatactgagtattgttatttcagcggtgcttgcctgggtttgaacccgcaatcatcggttaagatgcacgcgttctaaccactgggccatctcgactcgcttAAAGACTAATTATCTCACGTGCCGACAACATGACGACCGTCTAGCGCGaaatgataaaatcaaaatcaaaatatactttattcaagtgggctttttcaagcgcttttgaatcgtcatataacaattaagtgaagctactaccggttcggaaagtagattctaccgagaagaaccggcaagaaactcagtagttactctttttcaacatttaaaaaaaagtacagtcatgttagttaataaaattatttaaattaatatatcctgcctggaagtcaacaggtattaaatccatgcttttttattatctacaaaatcttgtatcgagtaatacgccttttttaccaatgtattttttataaacgatttgaatttacgagatggcaaagttaaaaatgtctgcggaattttattatagaaatggataccttgccccaagaaagatttattaactttgcggagtcggaaacttggcgttataagcttatccttacttctagtgcatatacaatgattatcactgattttatcaaagtgatcaatgctaCTGTGaatatatacatgatattgttgtaaatatattgcgacgcaacagtgagtattcctactctgttaaaatatcccgaagagagtatctagctccaagattataaataaaccggattgctctctttgtaaaataaagacagattcaatatctgcagcgttaccccaaagtaatatgccatatgacataatactgtgaaaataaccaaaataaactaaacgagcgctatcaatatcagttagttgtctaacttttctaaccgcgtatgctgcggagctgagttttcctgttagggacgacaaatggggactccactgaagtctggaatctaattctattcccaagaacaccgcttgatgtagtatcggctacatcaagcgggctaccgcttaaagatataattttgctttctaacattgggtagggtaaaaactacacattttgttttttgagtattcaaaaccaaattatttactttaaaccaatcttgtatgtgtgataaggcaccgttcacatcgtcatagtcagtttttttcttgtcaaccttaaaaatcagtataatactatatcataaatataatatatcataaatacagTATAATACTATATcgcaaatacctttaacaaagaaaggaaggtcacttatatatactagaaatagaaagggacacaaaattgaaccttgtggaacacccatttttaacgtagatccagtagactttattccattaatgaaaacttgctggattctttgacttaagtatgaagcaatgagatcgagagccctacctttaacgccgtaatatttgagcttataaagaagcgtctcgtgttctgtGATGTGATAAGTGGCCTCTAGTCTTTGTTTTATGTGTggagtattgctgttggccctactggcccttacagcgtcaccggactttcgggcgagaactaatgtttTGCCTTTTGGTATACAATCTCAGCCAGTAGAATATATGCACCAAAACGTGTTATAATAAATGGGGAATtgaatattactttatagaagaaaatatatattcaaattattcctCAGTATTAATACACTACGTTTTACCAGCAGACTGAGGAGGCCTGTGCCTAGGGCGGTAAATTTAGGCAAACATTTTTATCCTTTAGTTTTGTAGCATCTCACAAATAACGTAAAATCGAGCTGGAGATATTTTGAATTAACTACACTATAGTCCTATAACACCACATTCAGTTTCTATTTCAAATTTCGTAAGTAACCGAGCTCGAAAGGCAAGGAAAACCTTGCCTTTCGAGCTCGtacaatcaaaaaatattactcaatCATGTAATGAggcattatattatatgttatgatTAATTAGTAATacacaaattaaagaaaacaaaaacaaagcattgactaaattttacattattattatttattagaaaataaatacaactaaaGGACACATTTTTACAttcctatttcataaaaatcatgACAATACTCGTGCGGGAGAAACATGTTCGACGCGCCGGCGCCTCATAAGCGCTTGAGGATGCGGCGCTTGtcgcgcgcgggcggcgcggcggggcGGCGCTCGCGCTTGGCGCGCGGGCCctcgccgcccgccgccgccgccgcctccGCGCCCGCGCACGCGCCCGCCTCCGCCTCCCGCCCTCGCGCGTGGATGTCGGTGTATAGTTTGGCCCGCGCAAAATAGTCATCGTAACGGTCGCGCAGAAGCGCCGCCGCCTCCGCGTTGAGCGCCGAGTCTGCGTTGGGAGCGATCAGCAGGCACTTGACGGCGAGCAGCGCGTGCTCCAGGCCGAGCTCGGGCCGCCAGTCGCGCTTCAGCGTGTTGACGCACACCTCGCCCGCCACCGACACGTTGGGGTGGAATATCTTGGTGAGGAAGTAAGCGCGCGGCGGCGCCGTCGGGAACTCGCGCCCCAGGGCGAGACGAACGCGGAAGACTCCACCGGCGTAGGGCGTATCGGCTGTGGATCATTTTTGTTACCATTAGAaccgaataaataataaaataaatgcaaaccaTACTAAGAATGTAACTAAAAAACTACTGAAATATAAATCagatatttaaacttttatctactacaaataaattatttttcttaatgtttttaatttttatttatttaatatgacttTATTTGTAACATCATTTTACACATAAAAAACCTATTTCACTTGTATGAAAATCTGtcacatataaaaattacatgttTCCTTATGACCCGCATGTAACCTTTGTTAAccaaaatagtttaaaataatatatagtctGATAGAGAATATCTGAGCATTAAATTATATGAGAATGCACTTGGCATTGATGGGTCGTATGCATAAATGTAAATGGAATTTCCTGGTGATTGGTATCATCTATTCTTTTAGTTATACTGCTAAATTCAGATTCAGATtctgaataaattgattttttgcgtTAGTGATGAGTGAAATGATGGTGttcatattaaagtaaatttatcttGCCTTGCTTAGTTGAGTTTTGATGTCAGTTatagtcaatatatttttaatatataggtatgtacTTCTAAGTGGAAACATAGATTTCAACACTCAGTGTTGACATGTTATCtccttatttactttaattgaaatttaatgtttatcaaGATATCATGTATCATGTGCCAGTAAACAAATGCTGCACTGGCTCACTTCAACGACTgaatgaatggttaatatagGTATTGTACATCACAAATGTCTATCGGCAGTGCTAGTGCAATCAGTTGCTGATTTACAAATGAGGTACAATGAGTGACCCACAATAATGTTTGTGACATAAGTGGGCAAATAGTCAATTACTAtgaatattagattttaaagtaaacaatGATACAAATCTTGTCACAATACCAATATACTTTAACTACAGAAAGCGATCAGACTACTTCACAACACAAATCTTCTACACCATAAAATGTCTTCAATGGATTgcctttttatacattttattaagttacTCTGTGATTTAGAGAAAATGTAGGAAATTAATAAGTGTCATAGAATGATCAACTAAAGCAAGACAAAAATTAAAGTACACGAAATACTCAATTATGGAACAATAAAACTAGAGCCTTACCAGGGCCATCAATCAGTGCAACGACGTCCGTAATATTGTCATCTCGAAGGACAAGCTTAATGCCCGATGGTGGATTGGCCGCGAGCCGTCGCAATTCGCGCGTCACACCACGCAGAACTTGCGGACATACGTTTTCTACGTTAGACATCCTCCCTTTAGAGCTTCTAGTAAGTCTCCACGGTGAGCGATGCCCACTGTTGACGATTTAAACCATCACATTCAAAACAAACCAACTTGGAAATATCACTTCGTTAACTTGATGTTTTGATTCTATACaagaacaaaattattttcaatatataagaGACTCCGGAAATTAAAAGGTTATAACTTCATAATACACGTTTGAAATGGATAAGTTACTTAATATaggtattaaatttgttttactgTTTAAAGACAAGCATTAGTTcgttaaaaaagaaattaattatttgatatctGTGGGCTTGGCAGTTGACAATAGTGAATAGAGTAACAAAATAACGAAAGCATACAGATtacagattattataattaagctataatgtataatacattattttgataaaaaaactttatattcgCTTTAATAAGGATCTTATTTGCCTTTACAGGAAAAAGcctagaataaaaaaattgcctagtagtaaaatgaattttgttacaatatacacttattttttcttaaatttatattaaaaaaaaaaggttaacgCAGGGCGAAccgtcttttttttaatcataataattagtaattacaaACACTGTGTAGTTGGAAATaagttaaagattttttattaaaccaaaagacatatattttttttattgaacgaCTGAGAACACTTAACgtacgttaaaaataaaaataaaaaatatgtatcttcCCCTCTAGCAGTTAACTCATTGAATACATAtgacattttgataatatacaAATCTCATCTCAATGCTgatatgtattttgattattagATTCCTATTTAAATGGTTGAAAACATAAAAGTactcataaatataaactatggGCTcggcaataaattttaaaattatatttccaagATAAAATTCGAGATGACAACaaagtagttaatttttttttatactacataCTTTCATTGTTATTGCATTGTCTGACACTGTCATTGGAATTGGATTGGCATTTGCCATAGAATCCTTTGACATTTGTTATCATTGgacaattaaaaatcaaaaccataattcaaattaattcgcTTGGTTTGATTGATAGATATTGATATTaagtgtattaattaattttagaggaTATCGTTTACTGTAACAACAGTCATGTTTCGAAGATGTAGTTCAGACGAATCAGAACTATCAGATTCCGTTATAAATTCTAAATCAGCAATCCGCATAAGCGTATGCCTACAACGATATTTTAAGGATGTTCGATCTCGATGCTATATACTTGTTATAAGGAATCGACGAGTGCGATGGTTAGAAAAgcgtttacaaaaaatattttcgctaCCCGGTGGTTTTTGTCTTTGTGCCAATGGACACTTGTTGCCCTCGTCCGAACCACTTGCATTGCTGCGTGCTGAAGACTCTGTGGAGTAAGCGTagcaacattattttaatttatcaatttcatagaaacatCTAAAAAGTTTCATTTATGCTGAGCTGataaactatataatttgttttcaatgtATGTctgttacatatgtataatttatgtatcaCAATAGAAATGATCTTTTGAAAAAATGCTGTCATTGTATAGACATGAGGAAGTTTAACTAATAACCCATAGTTACCAACTATGCAAAGTTACTACATCTTGGGGCAcagtatctatttatattataagattctatagttatttttaacttggtaTTAAGAAAGTTTAAGCAAATGTAAAAgaacattgataaatataacatacatacaagactatatatataaataaaaaagtgaaattTATATCAAAGTGAACTATACCAGTAGGTCCATACAAgcaatgattttttataatcacCTCATAATCTATGATTAATTGACTAGTAAGCTccatcttaattattatttatattactttataccatatttattttcagaGTAATTCCTCGTGCTGAAGAATGCCTGGAAATGCTACAAAAAAGAGATTCCTTAGACTTGAATGTAAATAATCAGTCGGAAAAGGAAGCTCAGAATGGGGACACAGTAAGCGAATCACCTCACACACTCTGTGGTATCAATCACTTTGCTTCCATCTCCAACCACAGTCAGACAGCATCACAAGGAGCCAATAACAATAGACCACTGAAAACGACCAATGGAGTTGCAGGCACATCTAAACTCGAAAGTAATGATGATATAGATGGGGTCACCGCTTCGAATGATGCACAAGAATCGGTCAATACTACTTTgccaactaataataataacagttttaCAGGAGAAAATAAAGGGAATGACACGGCCATTACTTTTCACCAACTTAAGCGCCGGGCCTTGGCTTTGTTAGACGCGCATCGCAGCGCGCGCGACGCAGCCGAGGCGGCCGAAGACGAGCCGCCGCCGCGAAGGGTTCGTCGACGCGTCCGGCGCCGCACTCGACGCAACCCACCGCCAGAGCGAGAGAAACCTCAACAGGAAATGGAGCCGGAGCCGGAGCAGGAGCCAGAGCCAGAGTCGGAGCCCGAACCGGAGCCGGAGCGTCGACTAGAGCCGGTGCCGGAGCGTCGACTAGAGCCGGTGCCGGAGTCGCAATCATCCCCTTCGGACTCCGAGGCGGGCGCCGTGTGGCGCAACGGCGCGGCGCGCCCGCGGCCGCCGCGCGTCGTGCGCCCGCTCGGCGCCGACGAGTGACGTCACACGCGCGCCGCTGGTTCATTTTAAGAGATTATCAAGTCTCATCttacttttaattactttctTAAAGGTTGTTTTATAGTATCTATTGCGTATATTACTCTGTGTCACGATTCTTAGTCTCGGATGTAAAGTACTTCAATAAATATCGTCACACGTGACGACATACCCTCGACAATTACTATGTACAGGcactaataggctatttgacaatacaaataaaattctatGTGTTTGGCAACATACGATTTTGTTATATACGTCTGTATGTATTGActgataaagtaacaaaatgtTAGGTCCTATATCGTTAAATTGTACCTAAACGACATGtttaa includes:
- the LOC124533494 gene encoding aquaporin-like; the encoded protein is MPTDDSERGLAAWLRRWWRPLIAEVVATALLVLLGVAALLPVDGKHPPLTHPAFAFGLVVLANVEAFGPTSGAHMNPSVTLAALLDGRIGPVAAAAYVVAQIFGSTLGFGALMALAPDAFNSGDHVGGNAPGSVGVVAAAGVEALLTGVLALLCCAIWRAHDEGKQDPTVSIKFGLTIAGLVYAGGVMSSASLNPARSFGPALLLGFRSDHWVYWVGPLGGSALGTLLHRYVLRPRSAAPPRAEDLPLHDKAER
- the LOC124533833 gene encoding ubiquitin-conjugating enzyme E2 S, whose product is MSNVENVCPQVLRGVTRELRRLAANPPSGIKLVLRDDNITDVVALIDGPADTPYAGGVFRVRLALGREFPTAPPRAYFLTKIFHPNVSVAGEVCVNTLKRDWRPELGLEHALLAVKCLLIAPNADSALNAEAAALLRDRYDDYFARAKLYTDIHARGREAEAGACAGAEAAAAAGGEGPRAKRERRPAAPPARDKRRILKRL
- the LOC124533804 gene encoding E3 ubiquitin-protein ligase RNF12-B-like encodes the protein MFRRCSSDESELSDSVINSKSAIRISVCLQRYFKDVRSRCYILVIRNRRVRWLEKRLQKIFSLPGGFCLCANGHLLPSSEPLALLRAEDSVEVIPRAEECLEMLQKRDSLDLNVNNQSEKEAQNGDTVSESPHTLCGINHFASISNHSQTASQGANNNRPLKTTNGVAGTSKLESNDDIDGVTASNDAQESVNTTLPTNNNNSFTGENKGNDTAITFHQLKRRALALLDAHRSARDAAEAAEDEPPPRRVRRRVRRRTRRNPPPEREKPQQEMEPEPEQEPEPESEPEPEPERRLEPVPERRLEPVPESQSSPSDSEAGAVWRNGAARPRPPRVVRPLGADE